The proteins below are encoded in one region of Candidatus Flexicrinis proximus:
- a CDS encoding phage tail protein, giving the protein MAASSGRASDPLIGFNFQLEVSGTAPMTGYFTECAGIGSENEIVEHKVVDENGHELVQKIPGRLKFQDVTLKRGITADMQIWAWRALVEQGHMGDARANMSIIMLDRDYTPVARWDFINAWPSKVTGPSVKSDDNSFGVEEVTIVHEGMIRAS; this is encoded by the coding sequence ATGGCAGCTTCCAGTGGGCGCGCAAGTGACCCTCTCATCGGGTTTAACTTTCAGCTCGAGGTCAGTGGCACCGCGCCAATGACCGGCTACTTCACGGAATGTGCGGGTATCGGATCGGAAAACGAAATCGTTGAACACAAGGTCGTTGATGAAAACGGTCACGAGCTTGTCCAGAAAATTCCGGGCCGCCTCAAGTTCCAGGATGTCACCCTCAAGCGGGGTATCACCGCTGACATGCAAATCTGGGCGTGGCGCGCATTGGTCGAACAAGGCCATATGGGCGACGCCCGCGCCAATATGTCGATCATCATGCTCGATCGCGACTATACGCCGGTTGCGCGCTGGGATTTCATCAACGCCTGGCCCAGCAAGGTCACCGGCCCGTCAGTCAAGTCGGATGACAACAGCTTCGGTGTCGAAGAAGTCACAATCGTGCACGAAGGCATGATTCGCGCGTCGTAA
- a CDS encoding phage tail assembly protein produces MLQTEFPFVLPKGYVDDTGAVHRDGTMRLATAMDEIAPLRDPRVRNNEAYLVVILLSQVITRLGPYNRVTPNMVERFFSADVTYLQDFYRQLNDLDVRTTDAVCPNCGHEFEVELPPLGE; encoded by the coding sequence ATGCTGCAAACGGAGTTTCCGTTCGTCCTGCCGAAAGGCTACGTGGACGATACCGGCGCGGTTCACCGCGACGGAACAATGCGTCTGGCGACAGCGATGGACGAAATTGCACCGCTGCGTGATCCTCGTGTGCGTAACAACGAGGCCTATCTGGTGGTGATTCTGCTCTCGCAGGTCATCACCAGATTGGGTCCGTATAACCGGGTCACACCGAATATGGTCGAGCGCTTTTTCTCAGCCGACGTGACTTATCTGCAGGACTTTTACCGTCAGTTGAATGATCTCGACGTCCGAACAACCGACGCTGTTTGCCCTAACTGTGGGCATGAATTTGAAGTGGAGCTTCCCCCGCTGGGGGAATAG
- a CDS encoding phage tail sheath family protein, with protein sequence MPNYLSPGVYMEEVDRGAKPIEAVGTAVAAFIGYTDKASDIKNGQPVSLLGKPTLVTNWSQYVAKFGAFVKGAYMPDSVYGYFANGGSIAYIVSIKTLGEASDPDSATAAKGSVNSEGDKPVKLLDFTAKKAGPAGNNIEVELKREAPKDGEDPKKASPAFTLIVKESGAVKETFPNVTLGKGDNNVQTVVETQSQILTAVVVGKADLVPASGATKLAGGEIKEKAISLADYQGSAVTRTGFGGLEAFDDVTMLVAPDLMTSFEAGEVDMKGVQAVQQAMIDYCELVRYCFAILDAPPALTPQEVKEWRLEVNYDTTRAALYYPWIEIADMTGNPGRTRLVPPSGHMAGVYARVDNTRGVHKAPANEIVRTTLGLGMKVTKGEQDLLNPLGINCIRSFPGRGIRIWGARTLTSDPSWKYINVRRLFNMIEESIERSTQWVVFEPNDARLWGRVRRDVKAFLTMVWRTGALFGASPDSAFYVKCDEETNPPEARDLGQMVVEVGVAPTKPAEFVIFRIGQWAGPGSE encoded by the coding sequence ATGCCAAACTATCTATCTCCGGGCGTTTACATGGAGGAAGTTGATCGTGGTGCCAAGCCTATTGAGGCTGTCGGTACTGCGGTAGCCGCCTTTATCGGTTACACCGATAAGGCGTCAGACATAAAGAACGGCCAGCCCGTATCTCTTCTGGGCAAGCCGACTCTGGTCACCAATTGGAGCCAGTATGTGGCTAAGTTCGGTGCCTTTGTTAAAGGCGCTTATATGCCGGACTCGGTCTACGGTTATTTCGCGAATGGCGGCAGCATCGCTTATATCGTCAGTATCAAGACCCTTGGCGAAGCCAGCGACCCCGACTCGGCCACTGCCGCCAAAGGCAGCGTCAACAGTGAAGGCGACAAGCCGGTCAAACTGCTGGATTTCACCGCAAAGAAGGCCGGCCCAGCCGGCAACAACATCGAAGTCGAACTGAAGCGCGAAGCGCCCAAGGACGGCGAAGATCCCAAGAAGGCCAGCCCGGCCTTTACCTTGATCGTCAAGGAAAGCGGCGCGGTCAAGGAAACCTTCCCCAACGTCACGCTGGGCAAGGGCGACAATAACGTCCAGACCGTTGTCGAAACGCAGTCCCAGATCCTGACCGCGGTTGTCGTTGGTAAGGCCGATCTTGTCCCCGCTTCCGGTGCAACCAAGCTTGCCGGCGGTGAGATCAAGGAAAAGGCCATCTCGTTGGCTGACTACCAGGGCAGCGCTGTCACCCGTACGGGTTTCGGCGGCCTCGAGGCCTTCGACGACGTGACCATGCTCGTCGCTCCCGATCTCATGACCTCCTTCGAGGCCGGTGAAGTCGATATGAAGGGCGTTCAGGCCGTTCAGCAGGCCATGATCGACTACTGCGAACTCGTTCGCTACTGCTTCGCCATCCTCGATGCGCCTCCGGCCCTCACGCCGCAGGAAGTCAAGGAATGGCGTCTGGAAGTCAACTACGACACCACCCGTGCCGCCCTCTACTATCCGTGGATTGAGATCGCAGACATGACCGGCAACCCGGGCCGTACCCGCCTGGTACCGCCGAGCGGCCACATGGCTGGCGTCTACGCCCGCGTCGATAACACCCGTGGTGTCCACAAGGCCCCGGCTAATGAGATCGTCCGTACAACCCTTGGCCTCGGCATGAAAGTGACCAAGGGCGAGCAGGACCTTCTCAACCCGCTCGGCATCAACTGCATCCGCTCGTTCCCTGGCCGCGGCATCCGCATTTGGGGCGCACGTACCCTCACCAGTGATCCGTCGTGGAAGTACATCAACGTCCGCCGTCTGTTCAACATGATTGAAGAGAGCATTGAGCGCAGCACACAGTGGGTCGTGTTCGAACCCAACGATGCGCGTCTGTGGGGCCGTGTCCGCCGCGATGTGAAAGCCTTCCTCACGATGGTTTGGCGTACCGGCGCGCTCTTCGGAGCCTCGCCCGACTCTGCGTTCTACGTTAAGTGCGACGAAGAGACTAACCCGCCTGAGGCGCGTGATCTCGGCCAGATGGTCGTTGAAGTCGGCGTTGCGCCGACGAAACCGGCTGAGTTTGTCATCTTCCGTATCGGCCAGTGGGCCGGTCCGGGCAGCGAATAA